From the genome of Zonotrichia albicollis isolate bZonAlb1 chromosome 20, bZonAlb1.hap1, whole genome shotgun sequence, one region includes:
- the MARCKSL1 gene encoding MARCKS-related protein, which translates to MGSQGSKAAGGDPDTAKANGQENGHVISNGDMTPKAGVEAAPQNGNGSAEPPKEESEAETGGADSIEPAPAAAEPAEGGEGAATPKEDAPKKKKKFSFKKPFKLSGISFRKNKKEAGDSSGSSPTEERGGSEESPPGGLQPSAPPEEGQEGGEAAGSREEEEEEEKEQQGGESHGDTAKAEEPSKGAGPEPAASPEEQKEE; encoded by the exons atgggcagccagggctccaaGGCGGCGGGCGGCGACCCCGACACCGCCAAGGCCAACGGGCAG GAGAACGGCCATGTCATCTCCAACGGGGACATGACGCCCAAGGCGGGGGTCGAGGCTGCCCCCCAGAACGGGAACGGCTCGGCGGAACCCCCCAAGGAGGAGAGCGAGGCCGAAACGGGCGGCGCCGACAGCATCGAGCccgccccggccgccgccgaGCCCGCCGAGGGCGGAGAAGGGGCCGCGACCCCCAAGGAGGACGCCcctaaaaagaagaagaaattctCCTTCAAGAAACCCTTCAAGCTGAGCGGGATCTCCTTCCGCAAGAACAAGAAGGAGGCCGGGGACTCCTCGGGCTCGTCGCCCACCGAGGAGCGGGGCGGCAGCGAGGAGAGCCCGCccggggggctgcagccctcGGCGCCCCccgaggaggggcaggagggcgGGGAAGCCGCGGGCAgccgggaggaggaggaggaggaggagaaagagcagcagggaggggagagcCACGGAGACACCGCCAAAGCCGAGGAGCCCTCGAAGGGAGCGGGGCCGGAGCCCGCGGCGAGCCCGgaggagcagaaggaggagTAG